Proteins encoded together in one Variovorax paradoxus window:
- a CDS encoding sensor histidine kinase, translating into MAKRPSTRGSFQQLLLFAFLLITALLVGVVLRSVFQYDALMSQSRDAAARALRLSGAAQSLAERSAAMERAGRQSLVLNDAVLRRRFDDAAREAHQVLERLENNGLAPAGIEMWRAQLGVIEGLMSGSPDSALARESTMAMQFRELDSLNTNLAQQAQFLIETQNDALAKRIENARRRLMREVVAASVLAVTLALAFGIWLARPFKRLEHAIVGLGQNRLDEPIDIRGPADIRRVSQQLEWLRLRLTELDADKARFLRHVSHELKTPLAALREGVSLLEDGVTGPLNPAQLEVAQILNQNTVSLQGQIEALLRFNAAAFEARELRRERTELLPLIEEQIEAQRLQWQAHGLRVRAEGEPLTVTVDRTKLGTAIANLLSNAIRYSASGGVINIVVSSTPDSACIDVNDAGPGIAESDRDRIFEPFYRGERQPEHAVKGTGIGLSIVQEYIAAHGGRITLQPSGPGARFRIELPRTA; encoded by the coding sequence ATGGCGAAGCGGCCATCGACGCGGGGCTCGTTCCAGCAGCTCCTTCTTTTTGCATTCCTGCTCATCACCGCCCTGCTGGTGGGCGTGGTGCTGCGATCGGTTTTCCAGTACGACGCGCTCATGAGCCAGAGCCGAGACGCGGCCGCCCGGGCGCTGCGGCTCTCCGGCGCGGCGCAGTCGTTGGCCGAGCGCAGCGCAGCCATGGAGCGCGCCGGGCGCCAGTCGCTGGTGCTGAACGACGCGGTGCTGCGCCGCCGGTTCGACGACGCCGCGCGCGAAGCGCACCAGGTGCTCGAACGGCTCGAGAACAACGGCCTGGCGCCGGCAGGCATCGAAATGTGGCGCGCCCAGCTCGGCGTGATCGAAGGCCTGATGAGCGGAAGCCCGGACAGCGCTCTCGCGCGAGAAAGCACCATGGCCATGCAGTTCCGCGAACTCGATTCGCTGAACACCAACCTGGCGCAGCAGGCGCAGTTCCTGATCGAAACGCAAAACGACGCGCTGGCCAAGCGCATCGAGAACGCACGCCGCCGCCTGATGCGCGAAGTGGTGGCCGCCAGCGTGCTTGCGGTTACGCTGGCGCTGGCTTTCGGCATCTGGCTTGCGCGCCCGTTCAAGCGGCTGGAGCACGCCATCGTCGGCCTCGGGCAGAACCGGCTCGACGAACCCATCGACATTCGCGGTCCGGCGGACATCCGGCGCGTGTCGCAGCAGCTGGAGTGGCTGCGCTTGCGGCTGACCGAACTGGATGCGGACAAGGCCCGCTTCCTGCGCCATGTGTCGCACGAATTGAAGACGCCGCTCGCAGCGCTGAGGGAGGGCGTCTCGCTGCTCGAAGACGGGGTGACTGGTCCGCTCAACCCGGCCCAGCTGGAGGTGGCGCAAATCCTGAACCAGAACACCGTGTCTCTGCAGGGCCAGATCGAAGCGCTGCTGCGCTTCAATGCCGCGGCCTTCGAAGCGCGGGAGCTGCGCCGCGAGCGCACCGAGCTGCTGCCGCTGATCGAGGAACAGATCGAGGCGCAGCGCCTGCAGTGGCAAGCGCACGGCTTGCGCGTGCGCGCCGAGGGCGAGCCGCTCACGGTCACGGTGGACCGCACCAAGCTTGGCACCGCCATCGCCAACCTGCTGTCCAACGCCATCCGCTATTCGGCAAGTGGCGGAGTCATCAATATCGTGGTGTCGAGCACGCCGGATTCGGCCTGCATCGATGTCAATGACGCCGGCCCGGGTATTGCCGAAAGCGACCGCGACCGCATCTTCGAGCCGTTCTACCGGGGCGAGCGCCAGCCCGAGCATGCCGTCAAGGGCACGGGCATCGGCCTTTCCATCGTGCAGGAGTACATTGCTGCCCATGGGGGCCGCATCACACTGCAGCCGAGCGGGCCTGGCGCGCGCTTTCGCATCGAACTGCCGCGCACGGCCTGA
- the miaB gene encoding tRNA (N6-isopentenyl adenosine(37)-C2)-methylthiotransferase MiaB: MSKKVFIKTFGCQMNEYDSDKMADVLNAAQGYEPTQNVDEADLILFNTCSVREKAQEKVFSDLGRVKHLKAKGVKIGVGGCVASQEGDAIIARAPYVDIVFGPQTLHRLPEMLNDRERLDRPQVDISFPEIEKFDHLPPARVEGATAFVSIMEGCSKYCSYCVVPYTRGEEVNRPLDDVLVEIAGLADQGVREVTLLGQNVNAYRGRMGDTAEIADFALLIEYVAEIPGIERIRYTTSHPNEFTPRLIEAYAKVPQLVSHLHLPVQHGSDRILMAMKRGYTAMEYKSTVRKLRAIRPELALSSDFIVGFPGETDEDFAKMMKLIDDCQFDNSFSFIFSPRPGTPAAALHDDTPHAVKLARLQTLQRVIDGNVRRFGDALVGTTQRVLVEGASRKDANELMGRTECNRVVNFEGDARLVGQMADLRITRSLAYTLRGEVATRESSTTAPAPAALAA, encoded by the coding sequence ATGAGCAAAAAAGTCTTCATCAAAACCTTCGGCTGCCAGATGAACGAGTACGACTCGGACAAGATGGCCGATGTGCTGAACGCCGCGCAGGGCTACGAACCCACACAGAACGTGGACGAGGCCGACCTGATCCTGTTCAACACATGCTCGGTGCGCGAAAAAGCCCAGGAAAAAGTGTTCTCCGACCTTGGCCGCGTGAAGCACCTGAAGGCCAAGGGCGTGAAGATCGGCGTGGGCGGCTGCGTGGCCAGCCAGGAGGGCGACGCCATCATTGCGCGCGCCCCTTATGTCGACATCGTGTTCGGCCCGCAAACGCTGCACCGCCTGCCCGAAATGCTGAACGACCGCGAGCGGCTGGACCGCCCGCAGGTGGACATCAGCTTTCCCGAAATCGAAAAGTTCGACCACCTGCCGCCTGCGCGCGTCGAGGGCGCGACCGCGTTCGTGTCGATCATGGAAGGCTGCTCCAAATACTGCAGCTACTGCGTGGTGCCCTATACCCGCGGCGAAGAAGTGAACCGGCCGCTGGACGACGTGCTGGTGGAGATTGCCGGGCTGGCCGACCAGGGCGTGCGCGAGGTCACGCTGCTGGGGCAGAACGTGAACGCCTACCGTGGCCGCATGGGCGATACAGCCGAGATTGCCGACTTCGCGCTGCTCATCGAGTACGTGGCCGAGATCCCCGGCATCGAGCGCATCCGCTACACGACCAGTCACCCGAACGAGTTCACGCCGCGGCTCATCGAGGCCTATGCCAAGGTGCCGCAGCTGGTGAGCCACCTGCACCTGCCCGTGCAGCATGGCAGCGACCGCATCCTGATGGCCATGAAGCGCGGCTACACCGCCATGGAATACAAGAGCACGGTGCGCAAGCTGCGCGCCATCCGGCCCGAGCTTGCGCTCTCCAGCGACTTCATCGTCGGCTTTCCCGGCGAAACCGACGAAGACTTTGCCAAGATGATGAAGCTGATCGACGACTGCCAGTTCGACAACAGCTTCAGCTTCATCTTCAGCCCGCGCCCCGGCACGCCGGCCGCGGCGCTGCATGACGACACCCCCCATGCGGTGAAGCTCGCGCGGCTGCAGACGCTGCAGCGCGTGATCGACGGCAACGTGCGCCGCTTTGGCGATGCGCTCGTGGGCACCACGCAGCGCGTGCTGGTCGAAGGGGCTTCGCGCAAGGACGCGAACGAGCTGATGGGCCGCACCGAGTGCAACCGCGTCGTCAACTTCGAAGGCGACGCGCGGCTCGTCGGGCAGATGGCCGACCTGCGCATCACGCGCTCGCTGGCCTACACGCTGCGCGGCGAAGTGGCCACGCGAGAATCGTCGACGACGGCGCCGGCTCCGGCCGCGCTCGCCGCCTGA
- a CDS encoding efflux RND transporter periplasmic adaptor subunit, producing MKKKLVFALAGVSIVAAAGWWWSGSGDRLAAGNAKPAAGPKGAAPANGAPPALVTLATAVRQDVPVTVQVNGSVVSLNSVDLRPQVTNTVAAVHVKEGQFVKEGQLLFTLDDRNDQANLARARAQQKRDEATLADLERQYKRSQELLAQNFISKSASDATLSQLEAQRAAVAADRAAVQSAQVALGYATLRAPIAGRIGGVNIYPGTLVQPTLSLVTITQLDPIAVSFPVPEANLQDLLAAARSRSKVEALVTGRREPLSGVLNFVDNTVDPQIGTVRAKAVFDNADQSLWPGQFVGTRITVRTLAGATVVPAAALMMLPDGTSLYVVDKASLAARRKVQVLYTFGTKAAVSGVEPGEQVVIEGSQNVRPGGKVRVDAKAAPAGTTGVTPGSAASSDTKTPRERA from the coding sequence ATGAAGAAAAAACTCGTCTTCGCCCTTGCAGGTGTGTCGATCGTAGCCGCCGCAGGATGGTGGTGGAGCGGATCTGGCGATCGGCTTGCCGCAGGCAACGCCAAGCCCGCCGCGGGCCCCAAGGGCGCAGCACCTGCCAACGGTGCGCCGCCCGCGCTGGTGACGCTCGCAACCGCCGTGCGGCAGGACGTTCCGGTTACGGTACAGGTCAACGGCAGCGTGGTGTCTCTCAACAGCGTCGATCTTCGGCCGCAGGTCACCAATACCGTGGCGGCGGTGCACGTGAAGGAAGGGCAGTTCGTCAAGGAGGGCCAGTTGCTCTTCACGCTCGACGACCGCAACGACCAGGCCAACCTGGCACGTGCCCGCGCGCAGCAGAAGCGCGACGAGGCCACGCTGGCCGACCTGGAGCGCCAGTACAAGCGCAGCCAGGAACTGCTGGCGCAGAACTTCATTTCCAAGAGCGCCAGCGACGCCACACTGTCGCAACTCGAGGCACAGCGCGCCGCAGTGGCAGCCGATCGCGCCGCGGTGCAATCGGCGCAAGTGGCGCTGGGCTACGCCACGCTGCGCGCCCCCATCGCGGGGCGCATCGGCGGCGTCAACATCTACCCCGGCACGTTGGTCCAGCCCACGCTGTCGCTCGTCACCATCACGCAGCTCGATCCCATTGCGGTGAGCTTCCCCGTGCCTGAGGCCAACCTGCAAGACCTGCTGGCGGCGGCGCGCAGCCGCTCCAAGGTGGAGGCCCTTGTCACCGGGCGCCGCGAGCCGCTGAGCGGCGTGCTCAACTTCGTCGACAACACGGTCGATCCGCAGATCGGCACCGTGCGCGCAAAGGCGGTGTTCGACAACGCCGATCAAAGCCTGTGGCCCGGGCAATTCGTCGGCACGCGCATCACGGTGCGCACGCTGGCAGGCGCCACGGTGGTGCCCGCCGCGGCGCTCATGATGCTGCCTGACGGCACCTCGCTCTACGTGGTCGACAAGGCAAGCCTTGCCGCCCGCCGCAAGGTCCAGGTGCTCTACACCTTCGGCACCAAGGCCGCGGTGAGCGGTGTCGAGCCAGGCGAGCAGGTGGTCATCGAGGGCAGCCAGAACGTGCGCCCGGGCGGCAAGGTCCGCGTCGACGCGAAGGCCGCGCCGGCAGGCACCACCGGTGTCACGCCGGGCAGCGCCGCCTCGTCGGACACCAAGACCCCGCGGGAACGCGCATGA
- a CDS encoding efflux RND transporter permease subunit, giving the protein MNISELCIRRPAMTVLLSAAVVVAGIFAYLSIPVAALPSYNTPVINVNAQLPGASPDTMASSVALPLEKQFSTIPGLQTISSVNTQGVSSITLEFVSSRDIDAAAVDVQAALLRAQRQLPQELTQLPSYRKVNPADAPVLFIALISPSMNPSELNDYAENLISPTLSTIDGVAQVAVYGRKAFAVRIKANADLLNARNITLDELARAVNSANANTPVGTLDGPRQTLTIQANRQLTKAEDFAKLIIGQRNGAPVRLDEVATIEDSFESVKTASSFNGQSSISLAVQRQPNANTVEVVDAVRALIPRFKAELPQSVEIHMVNDRSLSIREAVHDVQLTLLGTIALVVLVIFLFLHRLVATLIPAATIPISLIGAVALLYAFGYSLDNVSLLGITLAVGLVVDDAIVVLENIMRYVEKGMEPFAAALRGAREVGFTIISISISLVAVFIPIFFMPGVIGLLFHEFAVVVALAVLVSAVVSLTLVPMLASRLLKHVPRPEGAIDHEEEHPEPGTAIGRAFERGYRWVHGTYMRTLDWTLGHRTLMLLMAGATFVVTAWLFVSIPKGFFPEEDIGQIQITTEAAEDISFTAMNALQERVAASLQADPSVAYVSSFVGVGGPTATQNSGRLFAVLKPRSERPKMAKVLESLRQRFREIPGIAVYMQPVQNLRLGGRQSKARFQYTLQSVNAGEMVPWSTRLMERMRADPVFRDVTSDSQNRGLQATLEIDRDKAGVLGVAVGDLRLALYNAYGDRQIGSIYGASNTYQVILSAADSDRQFEDDVSRLSVRSTTGRLVPLSAFSTVKRTVGPTSVNHQGQLQAVTVSFNLAPDVPLGNATAKIDQFKEELKMPQSIITTYGGDAAVFQSSQSSQAVLLVLAVLVIYVLLGVLYESYIHPLTILAGLPSAAVGALISLKIFGFDLTLIATIGILLLIGIVKKNAIMMIDFALDAQRTEGMKPVDAIREACRLRFRPILMTTLAALMGALPLALGLGAGAELRQPLGVAVVGGLIFSQVITLYITPAIYLALDRYSGTGPMVELPGEAKAEAAAAHTTASHA; this is encoded by the coding sequence ATGAACATCTCGGAGCTGTGCATCCGTCGTCCCGCCATGACGGTGCTTTTGTCCGCCGCCGTGGTGGTGGCGGGCATCTTTGCGTATCTCAGCATTCCGGTGGCTGCGCTGCCGAGCTACAACACCCCGGTCATCAACGTCAACGCCCAACTGCCAGGCGCAAGCCCGGACACCATGGCCTCGTCGGTTGCGCTGCCGCTCGAAAAGCAGTTCTCGACCATTCCGGGCCTGCAGACCATCAGCTCGGTCAACACGCAGGGTGTGAGCTCGATCACGCTCGAGTTCGTGAGCAGCCGCGACATCGATGCCGCCGCCGTCGACGTGCAGGCTGCATTGCTGCGCGCCCAGCGCCAGCTGCCGCAAGAGCTGACGCAGCTGCCTTCGTACCGCAAGGTGAATCCGGCCGATGCGCCGGTGCTGTTCATCGCGCTCATTTCGCCGTCGATGAACCCGTCGGAGCTCAACGACTACGCCGAGAACCTGATCTCGCCCACGCTTTCCACCATCGATGGCGTGGCGCAGGTGGCCGTGTACGGGCGCAAGGCCTTCGCGGTGCGCATCAAGGCCAATGCCGATTTGCTCAACGCACGCAACATCACGCTCGACGAGCTCGCCAGGGCGGTGAATTCGGCCAATGCCAACACGCCCGTCGGCACGCTCGACGGCCCGCGCCAGACGCTCACCATCCAGGCCAACCGGCAGCTCACCAAGGCAGAAGACTTTGCCAAGCTCATCATCGGGCAGCGCAACGGTGCACCGGTGCGGCTCGACGAGGTGGCCACCATCGAAGACAGCTTCGAGTCGGTCAAGACCGCCAGCAGCTTCAACGGCCAGAGCTCCATTTCGCTGGCCGTGCAGCGCCAGCCCAACGCCAATACCGTGGAGGTGGTGGACGCGGTGCGCGCGCTCATTCCGCGCTTCAAGGCGGAGCTGCCGCAGTCGGTCGAGATCCACATGGTGAACGACCGCTCCCTGTCCATCCGCGAGGCGGTGCACGACGTGCAGCTCACGCTGCTGGGCACCATTGCGCTGGTGGTGCTGGTGATCTTCCTGTTCCTGCACCGGCTGGTGGCCACGCTCATTCCGGCGGCCACCATTCCCATTTCGCTGATCGGTGCGGTCGCGCTGCTCTATGCCTTCGGCTACAGCCTGGACAACGTGTCGCTGCTCGGCATCACACTGGCGGTGGGCCTGGTGGTGGACGACGCCATCGTGGTGCTCGAAAACATCATGCGCTACGTCGAGAAGGGCATGGAGCCGTTTGCGGCGGCGCTGCGCGGCGCGCGCGAAGTGGGCTTCACCATCATCTCGATCTCGATCTCGCTGGTGGCGGTGTTCATTCCCATCTTCTTCATGCCGGGCGTGATCGGCCTGCTGTTCCACGAGTTCGCGGTGGTTGTTGCCCTGGCCGTGCTGGTGTCGGCCGTTGTGTCGCTCACGCTGGTGCCAATGCTCGCGAGCCGGCTGCTCAAGCATGTGCCGCGGCCTGAAGGCGCCATCGACCACGAAGAAGAGCACCCGGAACCCGGCACCGCCATTGGCCGCGCCTTCGAGCGCGGCTACCGCTGGGTGCATGGCACCTACATGCGAACGCTCGACTGGACGCTCGGCCATCGCACGCTGATGCTGCTGATGGCGGGTGCTACCTTCGTTGTCACGGCCTGGTTGTTCGTCTCCATTCCGAAGGGCTTCTTCCCCGAAGAAGACATCGGCCAGATCCAGATCACCACCGAAGCGGCCGAAGACATTTCATTCACCGCCATGAACGCGCTGCAGGAGCGCGTGGCCGCCTCGCTCCAGGCCGACCCCAGCGTTGCCTACGTGAGCTCGTTCGTCGGCGTGGGCGGCCCGACCGCCACGCAGAACTCCGGGCGTCTTTTTGCGGTGCTCAAGCCGCGCAGCGAGCGCCCCAAGATGGCCAAGGTGCTCGAATCGCTGCGCCAGCGCTTCCGTGAGATTCCGGGCATTGCGGTCTATATGCAGCCGGTGCAAAACCTGCGCCTGGGCGGCCGCCAGAGCAAGGCGCGCTTCCAGTACACGCTGCAAAGCGTCAACGCCGGCGAAATGGTGCCGTGGTCCACGCGGCTCATGGAGCGCATGCGCGCCGACCCGGTTTTCCGCGACGTGACCAGCGACTCGCAGAACCGCGGCCTGCAGGCCACGCTCGAAATCGACCGCGACAAGGCCGGCGTGCTCGGCGTCGCGGTGGGCGACCTGCGCCTGGCGCTCTACAACGCCTATGGCGACCGGCAGATCGGCAGCATCTACGGTGCGAGCAACACCTACCAGGTGATTCTTTCGGCCGCGGACAGCGACCGGCAGTTCGAGGACGACGTCTCACGCCTCTCGGTGCGCAGCACCACGGGCCGGCTGGTGCCGCTCTCGGCCTTCTCGACCGTCAAGCGGACGGTGGGGCCGACCTCGGTCAACCACCAAGGCCAGCTGCAGGCCGTGACGGTGTCGTTCAACCTGGCGCCCGACGTGCCGCTGGGCAATGCGACCGCGAAGATCGACCAGTTCAAGGAAGAGCTGAAGATGCCGCAGTCGATCATCACCACCTATGGCGGCGATGCGGCGGTGTTCCAGAGTTCGCAATCGAGCCAGGCCGTGCTGCTGGTGCTGGCCGTGCTGGTCATCTACGTGCTGCTGGGCGTGCTGTACGAAAGCTACATCCACCCGCTGACCATCCTGGCCGGGCTGCCTTCCGCGGCGGTGGGCGCGTTGATCTCGCTGAAGATATTCGGCTTCGACCTGACGCTGATCGCGACCATCGGCATCCTGCTCCTGATCGGCATCGTGAAGAAGAACGCGATCATGATGATCGACTTTGCGCTCGACGCCCAGCGCACCGAAGGCATGAAGCCGGTCGACGCCATCCGCGAAGCCTGCCGGCTGCGCTTCCGCCCCATTCTCATGACCACGCTGGCTGCGCTAATGGGCGCACTGCCGCTGGCACTGGGGCTGGGTGCCGGTGCCGAACTGCGCCAGCCGCTCGGCGTGGCCGTGGTGGGCGGGCTGATCTTCTCGCAGGTGATCACGCTCTACATCACCCCCGCGATCTACCTGGCGCTCGACCGCTACAGCGGCACCGGGCCCATGGTCGAGCTGCCGGGCGAAGCCAAGGCCGAGGCCGCCGCGGCTCACACGACGGCGTCGCACGCCTAG
- a CDS encoding histidine phosphatase family protein, protein MEEITRLIAVRHGETAWNVDTRIQGQLDIGLNATGLWQARRVGQALADEDIGVIYASDLSRAWQTAQEIAKPHGLTVLPEPGLRERAFGRFEGMSFAEIEATLPEQARRWRERDPEFEPEGGESLLVFRDRVTRIASALAARHPGQLVTLVAHGGVMDVLYRAATRQELQAPRTWQLGNAAINRMLWTPEGFSLVGWSDTAHLAADDDVLDETTT, encoded by the coding sequence ATGGAAGAAATTACCCGCCTGATTGCCGTTCGCCATGGCGAAACCGCCTGGAACGTCGACACGCGCATCCAGGGCCAGCTCGACATCGGGCTCAACGCCACCGGCTTGTGGCAGGCCCGCCGCGTGGGGCAGGCACTGGCCGACGAAGACATCGGCGTGATCTATGCGAGCGACCTGTCGCGCGCCTGGCAGACCGCGCAGGAAATTGCGAAACCCCATGGCCTCACCGTACTGCCCGAGCCGGGCCTCCGCGAACGCGCCTTCGGCCGCTTCGAGGGCATGAGCTTCGCGGAGATCGAGGCGACGCTCCCCGAGCAAGCCAGGCGCTGGCGCGAGCGCGACCCTGAATTCGAGCCCGAAGGCGGCGAGAGCCTGCTGGTTTTTCGCGATCGCGTGACGCGCATTGCATCGGCACTTGCCGCGCGCCATCCGGGCCAACTGGTCACGCTGGTGGCGCATGGCGGCGTGATGGACGTGCTCTACCGCGCCGCCACCCGCCAGGAGCTTCAGGCGCCGCGCACCTGGCAACTCGGCAATGCGGCCATCAACCGCATGCTCTGGACGCCCGAAGGCTTCAGCCTGGTCGGCTGGAGCGACACCGCCCACCTGGCGGCGGACGACGACGTTCTGGACGAAACGACCACCTAG
- a CDS encoding DUF4136 domain-containing protein produces MKRAFFALFLAATLSGCATSWVVDSDVKSFSSLAAVPSGATYHFERLPSQQADAARQESLEAMAAAALEKVGLRRDHARPTYSAQIGARVTAGLSPWADPWLFDGPWGHGGYGGYGYHGYARRWYGGGWYGGPAFMPPAANPWYEREVSIVLRDIGSNRVVYETRARNDGPYNASAAILPVMFDAALQGFPNPPQGERRVNIELQSAKK; encoded by the coding sequence ATGAAACGTGCGTTCTTTGCTCTCTTTTTGGCAGCAACACTGAGCGGCTGCGCCACCTCCTGGGTGGTGGACAGCGATGTGAAGAGCTTTTCTTCGCTCGCCGCGGTGCCATCCGGCGCCACCTACCACTTCGAACGCCTGCCTTCTCAGCAGGCCGACGCCGCCCGGCAGGAGTCGCTGGAAGCGATGGCGGCCGCGGCGCTCGAAAAGGTGGGCCTGCGCCGCGACCATGCCCGCCCGACCTACAGCGCGCAGATCGGCGCGCGCGTCACGGCCGGCCTCTCGCCCTGGGCGGACCCGTGGCTCTTCGATGGCCCGTGGGGTCATGGAGGTTATGGCGGCTACGGTTATCACGGCTACGCCCGCCGGTGGTATGGCGGCGGCTGGTACGGCGGCCCGGCCTTCATGCCCCCGGCTGCCAACCCCTGGTACGAACGCGAAGTGAGCATCGTGCTGCGCGACATCGGCTCGAACCGGGTGGTCTATGAAACGCGGGCCCGCAACGACGGGCCGTACAACGCGAGCGCGGCCATCCTGCCGGTGATGTTCGATGCCGCGCTGCAGGGGTTTCCGAATCCGCCGCAGGGCGAGCGCCGGGTGAACATCGAGCTGCAGTCAGCCAAGAAATAG
- the ttcA gene encoding tRNA 2-thiocytidine(32) synthetase TtcA has translation MNAVWIDEAPVAGAATNSLKIERETHKLEKRLCREVGRAIVDYNMIEEGDKVMVCVSGGKDSYAMLDILLKLKARAPIHFDIVAVNLDQKQPGFPEEVLPKYLSELGVAFHIENQDTYSIVKRVIPEGKTTCGLCSRLRRGILYRVADELGATKVALGHHRDDMLQTFFLNMFFAGKLKSMPPKLVSDDGKHIVIRPLAYVAEKDLVRWAQHREFPIIPCTLCGSQENLQRKQVGEMLREWDRKYPGRVENMFTALQNVVPSHLLDGTRHDFKGLKATGVADEDGDKAFDAPSFDLLSQAPAALRILQG, from the coding sequence ATGAACGCCGTCTGGATCGACGAGGCGCCCGTCGCCGGCGCCGCCACCAATTCCCTGAAGATCGAGCGCGAAACGCACAAGCTCGAAAAGCGCCTGTGCCGCGAGGTGGGCCGCGCCATCGTCGACTACAACATGATCGAAGAGGGCGACAAGGTCATGGTGTGCGTCTCGGGCGGGAAGGACAGCTACGCCATGCTGGACATCCTGCTCAAGCTGAAGGCACGCGCGCCGATTCACTTCGACATCGTGGCGGTGAACCTCGACCAGAAGCAGCCCGGCTTTCCGGAAGAAGTGCTGCCCAAGTACCTGAGCGAGCTTGGCGTGGCCTTTCACATCGAGAACCAGGACACCTACAGCATCGTCAAGCGCGTGATTCCTGAAGGCAAGACCACCTGCGGGCTGTGCAGCCGCCTGCGCCGCGGCATCCTGTACCGGGTGGCCGACGAGCTCGGTGCCACCAAGGTGGCATTGGGCCACCACCGCGACGACATGCTGCAGACCTTCTTCCTCAACATGTTCTTCGCGGGCAAGCTCAAGAGCATGCCGCCCAAGCTGGTGAGCGACGACGGCAAGCACATCGTGATTCGCCCCCTCGCCTACGTGGCCGAGAAAGACCTGGTGCGCTGGGCGCAGCACCGCGAATTTCCGATCATTCCGTGCACCTTGTGCGGCAGCCAGGAAAACCTGCAGCGCAAGCAGGTCGGCGAAATGCTGCGCGAGTGGGACAGGAAGTACCCCGGCCGCGTGGAAAACATGTTCACCGCGCTGCAGAACGTGGTGCCTTCGCACCTGCTGGACGGAACGCGGCACGACTTCAAGGGTCTGAAGGCGACGGGCGTGGCCGACGAAGACGGCGACAAGGCCTTCGACGCGCCCTCTTTCGACTTGCTCTCCCAGGCACCCGCAGCCCTGCGCATTCTTCAGGGCTGA
- a CDS encoding dihydroneopterin aldolase: protein MSSIPHGHQTLTLQGLRFDANLGILEQEKRAPQPILVDAELNLGPQPLLPQDDDIFHVLDYRKVRRIIIDECTAEHVNLLESLIGKLAQRLLQLPGVRGVRVKIAKLEIFDDCEVAIRIEAGEW, encoded by the coding sequence ATGTCTTCCATACCGCACGGCCATCAGACACTCACCCTCCAGGGGCTGCGCTTCGACGCCAACCTGGGCATCCTGGAGCAGGAAAAGCGGGCGCCGCAGCCGATCCTGGTCGACGCCGAACTCAACCTGGGGCCGCAGCCGCTGCTGCCGCAGGACGACGACATCTTCCATGTGCTCGACTACCGCAAGGTGCGCCGCATCATCATCGACGAGTGCACCGCCGAGCACGTGAACCTGCTCGAAAGCCTGATCGGCAAGCTCGCGCAGCGGCTGCTGCAACTGCCCGGCGTGCGCGGCGTGCGGGTGAAGATTGCCAAGCTCGAAATCTTCGACGATTGCGAGGTGGCTATCCGCATCGAAGCCGGGGAATGGTGA
- a CDS encoding SDR family oxidoreductase — protein sequence MSTAPLSSGPRTVLVTGAGRRLGREIALALATGGWQVAVHYRSSRAEAEQTSAECAGLSGNSAVFEADLLDEGATRALLPRVAAHFGGVDAVVHSAALFEHDDAASFSYALMERHARSNTGAAILLAQALRDHLALRDAQGAVVHLLDQKLWNPNPDFLSYTLSKAALEAATPMLALALAPRVRVVGVAPGLTLSSHMLDEEKFAQLHKLSPLGRSSTPADVVATVKFALENNSITGTTLLVDGGQHLMRFERDFSLM from the coding sequence ATGAGCACAGCACCGCTTTCTTCAGGCCCCCGCACCGTCCTCGTCACGGGTGCGGGCCGCCGGCTGGGGCGCGAGATTGCGCTGGCGCTGGCCACAGGGGGCTGGCAGGTGGCGGTGCACTACCGCAGCTCACGCGCGGAAGCCGAGCAAACGTCCGCCGAATGCGCGGGCCTTTCGGGCAACTCGGCGGTTTTCGAAGCCGACCTGCTCGACGAAGGCGCCACCCGTGCCTTGCTGCCGCGCGTGGCGGCGCATTTCGGCGGGGTCGACGCGGTGGTTCACAGCGCGGCACTCTTCGAGCATGACGACGCGGCCAGCTTCAGCTATGCCCTCATGGAGCGCCATGCGCGCAGCAACACCGGCGCGGCCATTCTGCTGGCGCAGGCGCTGCGCGACCACCTGGCGCTGCGCGATGCGCAAGGCGCGGTGGTGCACCTGCTCGACCAGAAGCTCTGGAACCCGAACCCCGACTTCCTGAGCTACACGCTCTCCAAAGCCGCTCTGGAAGCTGCCACGCCCATGCTGGCGCTGGCGCTCGCACCGCGGGTGCGGGTGGTCGGCGTGGCGCCGGGCCTCACGCTTTCGAGCCACATGCTGGACGAAGAAAAGTTTGCGCAGTTGCACAAGCTGTCGCCGCTGGGCCGCTCTTCCACGCCGGCCGATGTGGTGGCCACGGTGAAATTTGCGCTGGAGAACAACTCGATCACCGGCACCACGCTGCTGGTGGACGGCGGCCAGCACCTGATGAGATTCGAGCGCGATTTCTCGCTCATGTGA